TGTTTCTTGAACTTGTTACATCATGTTGTTCGAGTGGTAACATTTAGAAAAACATGTGTATGATATAGTTATGTGTGTAGCTAAGAGATGAGTCCGAGCACTAGGATTATGCATAGAAATGTATGAGTAGCTGTCGTGTGACATTTTCTCTCCCAACCCTCAGTGCCTCAGTTTGAcgttgaaaatatttgtatcaTTTGAATACAGAACTTCTTTATTTAAAAGGATGTGTAATTATCTCATAGCTATTCTGTTTAAATAGACTTTGGTTCATTCATAAGTTTAATGTCTTCAATCAGACGAACCAAATTTGCACACGATGATCCTCCCTCATCCAACCCAATTTTTTCCACACCTCCCCTACAAGCTTACTATTGACTTGTTGATCAGCATAAAATGACCAGCATATCAACTGCACGCTTTCATAAACGCTTTCCAGTGTTGAATACAATCCACTGTTAGTCCAGAAACAACCTATTGCATGGTGAGATAGAACTTCATCCCGTGGTGCCCAATCCACCACTTTTCCACGATGCTCACTCCCCTCCATAAACTCGCGAGAATCTGTCTTCCACCCTTGATCAAATTACCGGGTATGACCCACAAAAATGGTTTCCCACTATTCACCAAACCATGCCAAAACTCTATGAATTGTTGTCATTTTAAAACCGTCGTGCTTCCAAAGCTGACAAAAATTACAGATTTCAGTGGTTGAGCATCTAGCCATAACAGCATTCTCTGTCCTCCTTGGTAAGGCTACTTTGTGCGTGTGATGCCCTTGCATGTTTATGTGCGTGCAACGGTCCAATTGTGTAGAGTCGAGGGATCGGATTTCGGAGTGAACTGTGGCTTCATTTTAATATCTATGGATTCGAAAAGATCCTTTACTCTTTCACCTGTTCTTGGATGGTTGCTAGGCAGACCATCCGAAATCGTTTTGAAGTGAAAACTGGGATACTGCGTAAAACGGGCATGAATGTTCGAGCAGCGGGAACCCTTTTCAATATGTTCTGGGATTAAGAAGGTGACCTGGAAGCCAGAAATGGTGTATATCTATGCCAGATTTAGCATGACATTTACATGGCTTTGTACCGTGAATGGAAAGATCAAGACATGAGAATGAAGTGATCCTATATTCATAATATATATGTGATGGTTGCTGAAAATGAACCCTTGGTGTGGTTTTTATAAAGGGGAAGAACAATTCTTGGGATATTTGAAATCAAGAAAGTGAGTTGAAATGCCATCAGCATGAAGATTTTTCCCGGCTGCTCAAATATTTGACAAGATTGATTGTTGAAAGGACacttatttcatataaattttttcaagaaaattttatattttgcgAAAATTAAGTGCAACTTATAATAAGAGTtctttatatatttcataacgAATATAATGTACCTTGGGATTTGATAAAATACATTGGGGTTCCATTTTGCATTTTCTATTTGAAATTTGAGTGACAATGCACTTTTAGAATACAATGAAACAATTGAGATGCATATAtgataaaatttcaaatcacGTACCActaaaatcatttcaaatctATCTCATTAAATGTTTTCATCCAAATGTAGCATTAGTttcatacattttttttttatagaatcaTTTTACATCAAGGGGAATAAACCTTGGAAACTTCAAATCAAATTTTGCTTGTAAAACACAACCATTACTCGCCTAAAATGCATATATACCACTTGTTAGCTTTCATCACATCTTCAAACATGCAAAAGGCTATACATGTACACCATTAGGCACATAAATGCCACATAAACTTTATCAGTGAAAAGCATGAAGTACTGATTCAATGAAGCTCAATATTCACAATACTAAAATCAGCCATAATAGGTCTACAATCACCTTTGATATGGTCACAGAATTACACTAGGTTGCATCAAATTCACAGATGAAGAATGTCCTAAAAACAAACTTCTCGACAGATAACAGTGCCTAGAGTGTGAAGTATACATTTGCATTCCCATTTCAGGTAAAGAAAGCATATTAAAGTAGAAGCGAAACACTTAACAGAGATGCACATAGTCTAACAACCACCTTCACCAATCTTTTATCATTCCCAAGAATCCATGTTGAAGCTGAGAAATCAACCTTGAACTTCATAGTCAAATTTGGATGCATAATGCCCCAGTGTTGCCCTGCTCTTTCTCTCGTGGAAGCATAATCGTATGTACCATTCGCGCTGCTACCATTGTACTTTGAATCGCTTTCGTCGAACAACTGGTAGACGTATGCCTCAGTCACCCCTTCTTTTCTCAAAGGCGTCCCTAACCCGGACCTCAAGTGCTTCACCAACCCCTTCAAGTACATCTCTGCATAGTTTCCTGCAGCCTGAGGCTCGGCTTCACTCGGCCACCCGGTCTCGGTCACGATCACCGGAATATTCTCCTGCCAGGCAACTGCCATTGCTGCGACAACCGCGTCCACCATCATGTCGAATAGATTCCTGTAACGGACTCCCGTGACAACGTCGTCTCGGAAATTGAAGGGGTTTTCTTGAAACAGAGCGAATCCAATTGGTATTTCAGAGTTTATTCTGTAGACATTGTAAGGGTAAAGATTGATCAACAAGGAAGAGTTGGTTTCGTCCAAGAACTGAAGCAGCGGCCTGAGGATCAAAGAACTGAGAGGTTCCTGGAATTCGGCGGCGGAAGGGGGGAACGAAGTCGTCATTATTTCGACGAATGAGAAGGTGGTGGAAACACGTATGGTGTGAACCCCGAGGTCCCGCAGAGAGAGATGGAGGTTCTGCATGGCGGAAAGGAGGATAGTCGAAGGGTCCAGCGTGGAATATGTAGTAGCAACATCGGTTATTGCGTCAGAACCGACGGATATGAGAGAAATTCGGGTACGAGGATGGTAGGGGAGGACATGCGAGTACAGCCAGAGGTCTGCGGCGGAGCGATTGGCGGCGAAAGAAGGAATCAGGTAATTAGGGACGGAGAGCAGGAGGCTGATGTTCGTGTAGGCGAAGGAGCGGACTGCGGCTGGGATGGGGTTCAAGAGTCGAACGGCGGAGATCTTAAGGGACTGGAGGACGGGGACTACGTGTTCCGGCGGTGGGACGTCCGGGGTCATGGTGTTGTAGGTCACTCCGACAGTTGTGGCGGAGGATTCGGCGGCGTGGAGGAGGAGCATGAGAGCGGAGATGAAGAAAGGGAAGTTCATCTTGCAGAGAACTGACTAGTGTGTGGTGTGTGGGGAGCTGCGGATTCTGTTATGTTCGTTAGCGGGAAGAAGATGACtgctaatttttttgttaaatttacctcaaaattttgaaattataattattaattacaaaaataaattttatctctcaatttttctcattcacaaaaattaaattttttccgAAATTTTCCGAAATtttgtgggaaaagttacaaataaggcaaaaacttgtgtgagacggtctcacgggtcgtattttgtgaaacagatctcttatttgggtcatccatgaaaaagtattactttttaatgtaaatatcagtaggattgacccatctcacaaataaagattcgtgagaccgtctcacaagagacctactctacgAATAATTAGATTTGATGAATGAATTcgaaatctatatatttttattttaacaataaaacaatatataaaatcttaattttataCTTTAGTTATGTAcacattaattatataaactagAATGAATTTCAATTGACTTCATTATTAAATGAAGTTGAAATTCATACTAATTAATATGAAACACTACATAAACATACAAGTgatgaatttgaagtttatgttTTTCATTCTATAAAGTTACTCTATCAATCCAAATACAAATTATATGATAATGACTCGATGACGATGAATTTTTATCTGAAAGCCGAGAACataaaattatgttttcgaaaatttctcattcaaaaaataataataatatgataacgtacttttaaataaaattattgtctATTTTGATACAAAAAGTTTACAACATAGTCAATTTTGTATCGAAATTTTTGCAAAATAATAGACCAATTATTTTATGTTCAGGTTGATCTATGTCAatcttttgatatatatatattgcactTTTTTGAACGAGGAAACAAATGTTGATCTATGTCAatcttttgatatatatattgtactttatcccataattttttaaatcatttttcagCGAAATGTTGATGCCATAGTATAAACGTTAGTAATGTTTGACTTTATCATGTCAGCAACTTTTTTTGGTTTCATGTCATCTATTTTCGGAGAGAAAACTAAAATCggaagaaaaaaatgattttaaaatattattactgCAAAAACTTAGGTCttgagttttttaaaaaaaatcggagTAATCTTGGGCATGCAAAATATACAAATTCTCAGTTGAACTAGCTTTTGATCAAGTTGAGTAAGatataaatctaaattttacCAAGTTAAAAATTGTGTAAATTCAAGTAGACTTCGTAATTTTGTAGAAACCAAAGCTGTTTCTCGAATTCATCCTTGTTAACTCAGACCAGCTGTCATGTCAAATTATTAATATACTGCAAATAGGATACTTTCACAAGAAATATGGCAGCATTCTTAGAAGAAATTatcagattatatatatattgatatacACTCGAGGaggcatttaaaaaaaatagttgatatgatttattttacaaatttctcatatatatatatatatattNTATATATAAGCCGTCATACAAACAACTCAATAATTTCAAGAAAGAAGTGCTCTTAATTATCATGAAGAAATAGGAATTTGTTCATCTTTAAATCTGTAAGAGCTAGGAGTTCCTTTTCTGTTTGGAAGCTGAATCATTCATGGATATGGTACGttgtaaaattaattcaaattaagaaaattttggtAAAATATCCAATTTCTTAAGATAAGTTGgcatattttgaattttgatgtttttattttctctcGGATATTGCTGATATATATTACTCGATATTTGATTTGGAGAGGTAACATTTCATTATATAACTCATGCATGCAGACAGATGAGTTGGGTAAAAAGAGGTGGCGGGGATCGGTAGGAGGCATCGTGGATGGCCCGATAAACGAAGTATGGAACATAGTATCAAAAAGCAGCAGACTACACGAATGGATGCCAATGATCGAGAACTGCACCGATATAGCCGGAGAGGAAGGCGTCCCCGGCTACATCCGATTAGTGTCTGGTTTCATGTTTCCCCAAAAAGATGGTGATAGGTCTTGGATAAAAGAAAGGCTAGTATTCATGGATTCTTTATCTCACAGCTATGTTTACACTATGGAAGCAAGTAATGTAGGCCTAGATGGATCTTCGAACTCGTTGAAGCTCGTGGATTATGGCAACGACACGACTCTGATCGACTGGAAATTCGAGATAAATCCGGTGGAAGGTGTGTGTGAGGATTACATTGTCGATTTCATGGTGTATTTTTATAAGTCATGTATTAATAAAATCCATGGTGCTATTGAAGCTTATATTACATAGTGCATCtcatcaatcaaatttgaatttttgtgtaataaaataaagcaAATCATAACTAGaggactaaaataaaatttaggttttcgtttttaatttcttttttttttttaaaaaaaaaaaaagaagctttgaatatattttttgctTCTAAAATTTATGGGCTGGGCCTGTGATAGAATCGAAGCAAGTTAATTAAACTATGGGCCTCTCATTTGGGCTTTTccaaattgaaatatttagGTTTTATTTTGGATAAAACTCAAATTGAGTATActtgatttcaaatatattatattcattTGATTCAAAGTTATATATGTTGCGCACTCACTCCGTACAATTATGTGAGCATCGATGAGGTGACATTCacttatttgatatatattttttctatgtTTCATCACATTCAATATGTANTATAAGTGTTTGGTTAACAATGAATAGGAATTTGATCCCATATATACGGGCAACATCGTTTCACAACTGTTTGGTGCCCTTAAATTGTTCCATTTCCATTTATTCCAAATCACTGTCGCTATATTGACAAATATTTTGTGGGATTTTTACAACACATCAAATGTCAATTTTATGATGCATATTCATTGGGAAAATACACCCTATTTCCGTACTATTCACCTAGTCCTTTATATGTAACAGCATGCTACATtactatttttcaatatttatgtatattaaattaaatataagagAAATAAATTGCTAACAGAGAAGCGATTGGAAGCCAAATACAAGTAGAGAACCACAAACTAATTTACTACAACAAACTAAGCAGAGTGAACAAATCGACAAGGATTTGTCGTCTGTAACGCTGATCCTGCAAACGAAAACGAGTTTTTTCCAATTATTTATGCAtttacatacatatataaataatttttttatccaataacttgcccaatttggTTTTCGTCCATTAATTTTTCGATATGTAGTTTAAGTAGTTAAAGGGATGAAGAATTTTGTATTTAAAGATTAGTTTGTTATCAACATATGTGGAAGTTTAGTGTAATTTAAGAACGTCAAATCTAGTGCAAACCTGTGGAACAAAATCTAATTATATAGAAagatttaaaactttaaattctACTATTCCTAATTTTTAATCTAATTTTTGGGTACGATTTAATTTGGTggtttttatcaaaattattattcatatattttttttaaaatgtttattattcataattatATATTCGTTTTCGTAGTCTTGTTTAAGAATAGAATCAGAATTATAATATTGATTTAGCGAAGAATCTATTGTCTTTCAGCGTAAAAACCGAGTGGAATTCGGAAAAGTTGAAGTTCTTTCcagaaaaaaagaatattttttaaaagacaaTTAGAAACCTAAAAGTGGTTATTTATTTACTCTTATTTCATCGATCTCCAACAAATATGCTTTCAAAAATGTTAGGATGAAAGTTGCATTTTATCTGACATGCATTGCCTTATTATAATTACAAATTACATATGAATTTTAGTTTTtctctaattaatttttttcaaaaattatcaaaatttacaAGTGTATATTCACCATGCAATGCAATTTCCAgatgattatattttttgatatgaCGACAAATGATCGATCTTCACGTATTTGATTTTTATACGTTTTATGGTAGTGTAATTTTTGGTATGAAATTATTGATAAACAATAGATGTTCTATTAGGAGAACACAAAAGCTCATGTGATAACGTTTGAcatattaattttgtgagacatccGGCTCGATCCATaacagtattactttttatatcaaaattattatttttcacttgaaattatcatttttttttgttaattatgcTATGAAGAAATATTATGTAACATATGTTGGTTTCAGTAAAAAAGTATTtgacacatttaaaatattttttaaatatctaaaGTATTATTTTCTACTGCGAAAGTAttgttttttgttaattatgttatgAAAAATGTTGTGTATATGTGCCGATttgagtttaaaaaaaaaatttatggcaaaaattatattgtgtaatataatttgatttgagtgaaaaatatttttttttgtcatatatattacttttcattaCATGTATAGATCGGGTCGACATGTTCCAGAGATATAGATCTTTGAGAATTGAGACTGTTGCAAAACGTCAAAATATGATGATTTGACTGTTATatactttaaaaattttgatttatacaatcatTATAATTGTTGTTTTTGATAAACTTGCAAATGTTTAAGATAAGAGAGATAAATCTATTTGGCTTCTCCTTAATTGAAACTATTTTAGATTTTCCTAATACGTAACATTTCTTCTTCTACTTTGTATATTGCTGATGTAATCTCGAAGTTCTGTTTCTTCACCAACgtagattttaaattaaaagtatcAAAACATAACACTATATGTAGAACTATACTTGATACTTCCATCACTATTTTGCAtgcataataattattttttaaattaaaaaaattgaaaatttcaatcTGTCAGAATGATATGAATAACTTTGAAATGAAATTTAGCGGACTTGTGACATTTTGATATAATCATTTTTTcgtaaaatgatataattacaaaaataaaaattataattttgatatgtacACGTATATTTTTCGTTTGCACTTTTTATTCTTTATGACAATAACGTCCTGCGCGCCAATATGACGTCAACTTGAAGTAAACATGACatttatgtatataatattacatacaATCCGatgaaaaaagattaaaattatcaaaatgttGAAAGATATTGTGATACAATATAACACattaaatgagtttataatgagatataatagattaatataataatttgaattaatcattttcgtaaaacgatgattaagaaataatttttgtagAAACTCATTGTGTAGTCGTGTTTTTAAGAGTATGAGCTCGGAACGTGCCACGCACAATACTAATgctaattttgatatgataggCAAACAAACTGCTAAAAGACAAAAATTGCAATATTCCCACCATAAAATTCTAATCGGAAAAGTTTTCTCTTGTACGACGAACCCGTTATGCCAAGGAAAACAAGAATCGACATATAGAACTTGAGCAACTGGCTTGCATTTTTTTCAATGATTGGTAAAGAGTAAAATTGGATTCCACAAGGAATACGATACTCCAATCTTAgggggaaaaaaagaaaacattgaAAAAGAAGATGGTTGTGTCGCATAACCACTCGATAAGTTTATTTTATACCATAGAGTTGTCAACTCCAAGAATAATACAACTCATGAAACCCGATTCATCACATCACTTAAACTGGGGCCTATTTGCAAATTGACAAAGTTCAGGGGCCtttgatatcatttttttaatcatttgttTTTTTACACATCCCTACGAGGACCTATTAATAGTTAGTTCCAAAAGATCCCAATTGTACGGATGACCAATATGAGTACTTGGTGACATGATAACAAAAGTTACAAATTTGATCAAATCGAAGGACAGTAAATACGACAGGTGTAACATAGGAAAAACTCACGATAaataagaggaaaaaaaaaagtttacttGCTTGCCACATGGCTTCATCCATGCTCGCCACATGGACTTCCACgtgttctttcttttttttgtcTCTCGAGGGAAACCGTGCAAGCTACTCTACAACATTTTTTATTCTCTCAAATTCAATATGCACTCCTTTATGTAACAAGAAAACACCGGATTGAAGACATAAACACAATGAATTTATTAGGCAAAAGGTCTCAAGAAATTGTCATTTGTAATGATGGTCACACTAACGGGTGGCGGTCACGACGGCAGTGGCAGTGGTGGATCCAAGAAAGATTGATGGGACGGGTGCCATAATTGGCACGTGGGTTGGCGATATGGTTGAGGACATTTGTGTGGTATTAGTTCTCGAGAGAAAACGGTCCACGATCTTGATACTCTGCTTTGCCACTGATCGTTCCCAAGCTTCATTGGCCTCGTCGCCATGTTTGAGGAAAGCCTCAGTGGCATCGAGGCGATGCATCCGCCGCTCCAATAATCCCTCTAATCTCAAAATGTTTTGAAGTTGTCTACAAGACAAAATGCAAGTGTTGGATTTGATTTGCTTGATAGCCTCCTCAAGAATCTTAACCCTACTTTCATCATCATGAAATGGTTCATTTCTGAAATATTCATGCATCTCCGGTACCCCGATAGCACGCCGGATTCCACGAGTATAATCTCCCAAGGGGTCGAAAAACTCCTTGACCTCATCCACGAGTCGAGCATCCACCATTCGATCGACTCTTTTCGAGACGAAAGAATGTAGGATTGGCATCAAAACGTCCACCCAAAGAAAGCAAAACTCGTACTTGTTCCGGAACTCGATGTTATCGTTCACAAGCGCCTTCACATAAGAATTCGACCCTCCGACGATGATCGGCAACCGGCCCCTCTTCGTTATTCTGTCGGCAGCAAGGGATGCATGGTACACGAAATCGCCTGCCGTGAAATCCTCGTCTGGAGGGGCGATTCCGAGCAAATGATGGGGCACTCCACGACGTTCCTCATCCGTAACCTTATTGGTCACTATGTCTAAACCTTTGTAAATCTGCATTTTATCAGAGTTGATAACTTCGGCGTCGTAACGATTAGCCAAGTCGATCGAAAGCCGAGACTTACCGGTGCCTGTGGCACCAATCACCACCACCACCTTGTCCTTCCggcgttgccggggaagtatcaGTTGATCCATATTGATCAAACTACCCGGAAAGTTCACCAGTGGTTGTACTTGATTGCAGGCAGACAATGATATCCTCATTACTGCAATGAACAAAGATATATCAGAATATCAGAAAAGGAATCAGCACAATTTCCTTTATCTTTTTCGTTTGCAACTAATTAGGATTCGGAAAAAATAAGAGCAAA
This window of the Primulina huaijiensis isolate GDHJ02 chromosome 3, ASM1229523v2, whole genome shotgun sequence genome carries:
- the LOC140973902 gene encoding adenylate isopentenyltransferase 5, chloroplastic-like, producing the protein MRISLSACNQVQPLVNFPGSLINMDQLILPRQRRKDKVVVVIGATGTGKSRLSIDLANRYDAEVINSDKMQIYKGLDIVTNKVTDEERRGVPHHLLGIAPPDEDFTAGDFVYHASLAADRITKRGRLPIIVGGSNSYVKALVNDNIEFRNKYEFCFLWVDVLMPILHSFVSKRVDRMVDARLVDEVKEFFDPLGDYTRGIRRAIGVPEMHEYFRNEPFHDDESRVKILEEAIKQIKSNTCILSCRQLQNILRLEGLLERRMHRLDATEAFLKHGDEANEAWERSVAKQSIKIVDRFLSRTNTTQMSSTISPTHVPIMAPVPSIFLGSTTATAVVTATR
- the LOC140972280 gene encoding glucan endo-1,3-beta-glucosidase 13-like codes for the protein MNFPFFISALMLLLHAAESSATTVGVTYNTMTPDVPPPEHVVPVLQSLKISAVRLLNPIPAAVRSFAYTNISLLLSVPNYLIPSFAANRSAADLWLYSHVLPYHPRTRISLISVGSDAITDVATTYSTLDPSTILLSAMQNLHLSLRDLGVHTIRVSTTFSFVEIMTTSFPPSAAEFQEPLSSLILRPLLQFLDETNSSLLINLYPYNVYRINSEIPIGFALFQENPFNFRDDVVTGVRYRNLFDMMVDAVVAAMAVAWQENIPVIVTETGWPSEAEPQAAGNYAEMYLKGLVKHLRSGLGTPLRKEGVTEAYVYQLFDESDSKYNGSSANGTYDYASTRERAGQHWGIMHPNLTMKFKVDFSASTWILGNDKRLVKVVVRLCASLLSVSLLL